Proteins co-encoded in one Pocillopora verrucosa isolate sample1 chromosome 1, ASM3666991v2, whole genome shotgun sequence genomic window:
- the LOC131786309 gene encoding V-type proton ATPase subunit e, with protein MENKGNAVGLAVVPVIVVTAIWVIVGGIVPLFIKGPNKRLIQTMLVMTAVCCWLFWICAYFCQLNPLIGPEIQAGALRAAVKEWGGKDV; from the exons ATGGAGAACAAGGGAAATGCAGTAGGTTTGGCAGTTGTTCCAGTTATTGTTGTAACGGCCATATGGGTAATTGTAGGTGGAATTGTTCCTCTTTTTATCAAAGGACCGAATAAGAG ATTGATACAGACAATGCTTGTCATGACTGCTGTCTGCTGTTGGTTATT CTGGATTTGTGCTTATTTCTGTCAACTTAATCCTCTTATTGGACCAGAAATACAAGCAGGGGCATTAAGGGCAGCTGTCAAGGAATGGGGAGGCAAAGATGTTTAG
- the LOC131786307 gene encoding uncharacterized protein: MDRRNIAKDLREYSLTLTGLVGLQLPCLVSAAQPSSPLAQFQSYGLLFNMSSATLKDHFSFSPENLAQGRYHTLVTNLFNHQDEQHLFNNFATLVPNGYHVHRRFGRKHLLAAFFGGGVAGNLTQFCFYIFQKIRWETVLPSPNSWGLLGDFLGNKADILQKFALDKAFTSIHGTTSCKGASAAICSIVAIETCANIVSLYDKYIELRRRRRLGIADREWDNQMTQEMMYEVCHLGLVIIVLLSDLVPLLDSTTPGKGIISTFVAYSADGIGHAAHMGGFIFGVLYYLIALSGNRTPGNNR, from the exons ATGGATAGAAGAAATATTGCTAAAGATCTGAGAGAGTATTCATTAACTCTTACAGGCCTGGTAGGGTTACAGCTACCATGCCTGGTTTCTGCAGCACAACCTTCCTCGCCACTGGCTCAATTCCAGTCTTATGGTCTCCTATTCAACATGTCGAGTGCAACTTTGAAAGATCACTTCTCTTTCTCCCCCGAAAATCTCGCTCAAGGACGATATCACACTCTTGTCACGAACCTTTTCAATCACCAAG ATGAACAGCACCTATTCAATAACTTTGCTACACTCGTACCAAATGGTTACCATGTTCATAGACGCTTTGGTCGAAAGCATTTATTGGCAGCATTCTTTGGGGGTGGAGTTGCTGGAAATCTCACCCAGTTTTGTTTCTACATATTTCAAAAAATCCGCTGGGAGACTGTTCTACCATCACCAAATTCTTGGGGTCTTCTTGGGGATTTCTTGGGCAACAAAGCAGACATCTTGCAAAAGTTTGCTCTTGATAAAGCCTTTACTTCAATTCATGGAACAACATCGTGCAAAGGTGCCAGTGCAGCAATTTGTTCTATTGTCGCCATTGAGACATGTGCAAATATTGTTTCCTTATATGACAAATACATTGAACTAAGAAGGCGGCGAAGGTTAGGAATAGCAGATCGAGAATGGGACAATCAGATGACGCAAGAAATGATGTATGAAGTGTGCCATTTGGGGCTTGTAATCATAGTTCTTCTGAGTGACTTGGTGCCTCTATTAGACAGTACAACTCCTGGTAAAGGAATCATTAGCACATTTGTGGCATACTCTGCAGATGGCATTGGTCATGCAGCACATATGGGGGGTTTCATATTTGGTGTTTTATATTATTTGATTGCATTATCTGGTAACAGAACACCGGGTAATAATAGATGA
- the LOC131786283 gene encoding L-seryl-tRNA(Sec) kinase-like: protein MADESGQIGVMLICGIPAAGKSTFAKILHKYVQEITDGSFHTIYVCYDDLIPFDLDLYGSSTENPAQNGLEMETENRVGNSETLENFENYSLWKQHRKYILEAVEKIMNLLQNSPCGNGDEGSGSNLEAVELKMEGLSGFQEFWGIFLRSISKKDRKCSCIESGSSSWRWNGSAHVILVDDNMFYHSMRYEYVQLARKYRAGFAEVFLKCPLEIAEERNNLRSHPVSSDTMKNMFSKMEPPEPDKFPWEQFSVTIKSEVQWDIEIMESVTLLIREALKHPAVQCVEDFEEKEKSRMACITSIVHQTDQVLRKYVSKVISEAKGSGKGKKELQFLAAQLNKQKKAFLDNLHSIKSYSECSGKEKRSPASKQHLPGDKTEITRDSSRERTLDTVCKQSDTSDEKQIALVQGSTPHFKNIVAGQSRIGDSRSHFCLCCFPDVEDKEEFKSYVEELFNEIIQS from the exons ATGGCGGACGAAAGTGGCCAAATTGGCGTAATGTTAATTTGTGGCATTCCTGCTGCTGGAAAGTCTACATTTGCAAAAATATTGCATAAATACGTGCAGGAAATAACGGACGGCTCTTTTCACACAATATATGTGTGTTACGATGACTTAATTCCTTTTGATTTAGACTTGTATGGTAGCAGTACGGAAAACCCAGCTCAAAACGGTTTGGAAATGGAAACCGAAAACAGGGTTGGTAATAGCGAGACTCTAGAGAATTTTGAGAACTACTCATTATGGAAACAGCACAGAAAATACATACTCGAAGCAGTcgaaaaaattatgaatttgtTACAAAATAGTCCATGTGGAAATGGAGATGAAGGAAGCGGATCAAATCTTGAGGCAGTTGAATTGAAGATGGAAGGATTGTCTGGTTTTCAAGAGTTTTGGGGCATTTTCCTAAGAAGCATATCTAAGAAAGACAGAAAGTGTTCCTGCATTGAGAGTGGTTCAAGTAGCTGGAG GTGGAATGGTAGTGCTCATGTCATTTTAGTGGATGACAATATGTTTTACCACAGTATGCGGTATGAATACGTCCAGCTAGCAAGAAAAT ACAGAGCTGGGTTTGCAGAAGTGTTCTTGAAGTGTCCACTTGAAATTGCAGAGGAGAGAAACAACTTAAGGAGCCACCCAGTGTCATCAGACACTATGAAGAATATGTTTAGTAAAATGGAACCTCCTGAGCCTGATAAGTTTCCTTGGGAGCAGTTCAGTGTCACAATTAAATCTGAAGTACAATGGGATATTGAAATAAT GGAGAGTGTGACTCTACTTATTAGAGAGGCTTTGAAGCACCCAGCAGTACAATGTGTGGAGGACTTTGAGGAAAAG GAAAAGTCAAGAATGGCATGCATAACAAGCATTGTCCATCAGACTGACCAGGTTCTTAGAAAATATGTCAGCAAGGTTATCTCTGAGGCAAAAG GAAGTGGAAAGGGGAAAAAAGAGCTTCAGTTCTTGGCAGCCCAGTTAAACAAGCAGAAGAAGGCATTTCTGGACAATCTACACAGCATCAAGAGCTATTCTGAATGCAGTGGCAAAGAGAAGAGGAGTCCAGCTTCTAAACAACACTTGCCTGGTGATAAAACAGAGATCACAAGGGACAGCTCTCGTGAAAGAACACTTGACACAGTTTGCAAGCAATCAGACACATCTGATGAAAAGCAAATTGCTCTTGTCCAAGGAAGTACCccacattttaaaaacattgtggCTGGACAGTCAAGAATTGGTGATTCTAGATCACACTTTTGTCTCTGCTGCTTTCCAGATGTTGAAGATAAAGAAGAATTTAAGTCATATGTGGAAGAATTATTTAATGAAATTATTCAATCATAG